The Micromonospora krabiensis genome window below encodes:
- a CDS encoding DUF5318 domain-containing protein, with amino-acid sequence MRTQRQVVDYSLQKRALLRELLTGRIGTYDVCDASPYLKNAARFHGEPTDDRCPICRSENLTHVHYIYGDELKQSAGQARTLAELPVLAMTLREFQVFVVEVCLGCNWNHLVEQYLLGRDGLAGGGDAAAEQGAGSDASAAASTRRRREAQR; translated from the coding sequence ATGCGTACGCAGCGCCAGGTCGTCGACTACTCGCTTCAGAAGCGAGCGCTGCTGCGTGAACTCCTGACCGGCCGCATCGGCACGTACGACGTCTGCGACGCCTCGCCGTACCTGAAGAACGCTGCTCGCTTCCATGGTGAGCCGACGGATGACCGGTGTCCGATCTGCCGGAGCGAGAATCTGACCCACGTCCACTACATTTACGGGGACGAACTCAAGCAGTCCGCCGGGCAGGCCCGCACGTTGGCGGAGTTGCCGGTGCTGGCGATGACACTGCGTGAGTTCCAGGTCTTCGTGGTGGAGGTGTGCCTCGGCTGTAACTGGAACCATCTCGTCGAGCAGTACCTGCTCGGCCGGGACGGGTTGGCCGGTGGCGGGGACGCCGCGGCGGAGCAGGGCGCCGGTAGCGACGCCTCCGCCGCCGCCTCGACGCGGCGAAGGCGAGAGGCGCAACGGTGA